In the Hyla sarda isolate aHylSar1 chromosome 9, aHylSar1.hap1, whole genome shotgun sequence genome, tgcaaaactacaactcccagcatgcccggacagctgttggctgtccgggcatgctgggagctgtagttttgcaacagctggaggcaccctggttggggaacactgccccaGACCACGCAACTAATCAGACCAAAGTAGTGTGATAGGCTAAGGGGGTGGTCTGCTTATAGACAGGAGCTTGTATAGActaaaataggagaaaaagtggTCTAAATggtggtggtgggtgggggggtcGTTTCTTGTGggtcagtgtgtatatataagtgcaCTTATATTAAGCACTTACCGATGGTAAACTAAGGAAAGAATTCAAAGACTCAACTTCTTCTGAGTCCAAAACCGGAAGATGGTCAAAAGCAGAAAGAACGTCTGTAGACCAGCAAAACACTGGAAAGAAAATCAGGGAGTAGATGTATAAGGCACCAAACTAGTCAGGGAGCAAACCAGAGAACCAAACGTCAAAATGCTCTAAACAATATCACTTTTACATAGTGGGGAAGCGTTTTATGACCCTTTGTCGGCCATTATTTGTCTTACTGGCTACGGTGGGAGGGATGGACCAAGAAATCTGCAGACTTGTAAAACTGGGCTCGTAAGAACGTAAAGGACCAATACTGAAGCCGGTGGGATCATCATGTTCTTCGGCGACATTCCTGACGGCTCCATGATGCTCCATCTCATCATCCTCCACTGGTTCCAATCTCACTGTCAGAGGAAGGATATATGAGATTAATATAAGATTACGCTTCATACAGGGACAGGTTACATTGGGCAGAAGTGACAATTGCTCCACTTTCCCTATGACAACACTTCCTGTCCTCTGCATTGGCTGCATATATTAGACAAGAATGCAAGTGATACACAATGCCCTTATGATAACAATGAAAAAAACAATGCACATGGATTGGCAAGGTTTCCCTatccaacctgtggccctccagctgttgaaaaactacaactcccagcatgcccggacagccgttggctgtccgggcatgctgggagttgtagttttgcaacagctgaaggcccgcATGTTTGACCTCCTTGCCCTGTGATTAAAGGTATTATCCAGGATtgatttcttcaaaaacagcGCCATTCTTGtcatcaggttgtatgtggtattgcagctcaattccattgaagtgaatggagccaagttgtaatacctcacCTAACCTGacaacaggtgtggtgctgtttgtcTATTCCAGGATAGGCCCTTAAAGATGATTTATGTAGAAAGCCCCATATGTAGGGTCTATGACTATCCACCCCTCCATTTACCTTTTATGCCGTGATCCATGTCTttggtctcttttctttttcctttagtgaaagtgaaaccaatgCAGCAGCAAAACTGAAAGAAAATATTTTAAGGAAGGCAGGAAGTATGTGGGTGTGCGTCCTCCTGCATTGTGCTACTCGCCCATTTCCATAAAGTTTTTCATGAATTTACAGGAAACCTGTCACATGACCAACTAGTCACATGAAGGCTTCTTTACCTTATAACATAGACATACACAGGTCTCCTCCATACACCATACAATGGATGAGAAACAAAGATATCGAGATTGGACCAGATGTAAGCACCCGAGGAAGGGAGAAATGTATCATCCGAAATGCGTTGTTCAATTGTACAAATAAAACTTTATTGTTTtcctattgttgttattattattattattatttaaaggtTAATAACAGGCAAGGGTTATAACGGagaaaactttatttaaacatattttaacagtctacagcagtgtttccaaagagttccaactgttgtaaaactagaactcccagcatgcccagacagcctttggctgtctgggcatgctgggagctgtagttttgcacaagCTGAAGATAcagtgtttggaaaacactgatatacagaATACTTTGGATGCAAGACAtgaaaaaaaacagcacatgAACAGTTAATCCTTGTGTTATCCAATGTTTTTATCTGGGGAATGGTCATAGAATACTGCTGGATAAGCCAGGCCCTTTGCTGATCTCCGGTTGGGTCTCATTGGATGGAGCTTGTAGTACCTTAGGCAGCTTCTTTTCTGCATCCTCCAGACATGATTTCAGCCTGTCATCCACAATACACATAAGACACAGTCAAGACATGTGAATGAAGCATAAGACAATGTAACTGGAGATTAGTAAAGTGATGTATTTGGCTTAGACCATTCACACACAGTGACCGGCGAGTAGCAATATAGTATAGTACTCACCTAGTGACCTCTGTGATAAACTTATGGCTTATATGTGAATTGTAAAATGATGTTCATACATGTTAGTTATCTTGTCCAACAGGTCAGAAGAGACAATGAAGAGGAATTTAAGAATTAGGGGTTTGGAAAAATACATTCTAGATTAAAATGCAGCAAagataaagggttactctgctgccccagcgttcggaacattttgttacgaATGCTTGGAGTAGGCggcggggttgtgacatcactgccatgcccctcccatagacttccattgaggggacgtggtgtgacgtcacgagtgtcgtggcagtgacatcatgacgctgccgcccgcacccagcattctaaatgaacgccgggtgctgcacagacatcacgggggtccccagcggtgggatccccgcgttcagacatcttatcccctatcggttGGATAGTCTGTGATAATAAACGTGCGTATTTTGATATAtatacttttgatatattatgagACTTTTCTTGTCTAGTTGTCTCAGGCTCTGAGACTTTTATGTGACTTTTCTCGTCTAAAGTGCTGTGTAGAATAGACAATAATGCCCATTCGCAAGATTTACTAAATGTTTTGCGACGTTTGATAAACTGCACGAACAATAGACCCATGCTCAGAGACGTTTCTCGTCTAAAGTACTGCGGAGAATAGATAATGATAGTAAATCTGCCCCTATGAGTTTCCCCTCTTACTCGTTATACTTATTCAATGCTTCTGTCTGCCGCGCTGTTACCTCTTCCAGCCTGGCCTTGGcacatttgttttcttcctcaaatagtTCTCTGTAATGGCACAACAGATACATACAAGTCGTGCAGAAAATATTGTGTAGAGTTCATAAGTTAGAATACATTATTTGGGTCCCTGGTACAAATAGTCAATGTTAAAATAGTGTGAGGGCGCTCTTCGTGTCTTACATTGTACATGTTGCCTGCTCACTGCGCAGGAAGAGATTTTCTGATGTCAGGACGCCGTCTGCTCTTAGTTTGGCCTCAGTTTCTTCAAGTTCTTTCAGCTTGGTCAATTTCACCTTCTCTGTGTACAGTAGTTTAGAGGAGTCATATTAGTACAATAATGCAGATAcaaaatcatagaatgttgcCGAATTTTATAATGCCTTtcttattggactaacagtattttgtagacaagctttcgggggtcctccctttatcaagtgaaAAATATTTCTGAGTTCATAAGCAGAAAACACACAGGTTGcattttaggctacattcacactacgctTGCAGCCTAAGactgccgggtccggctgggtAATTTCAAAACCGGGAGTTCCCATATCCCGGCCAGACCTGCGCCAAaacccatttactttaatgagccgaccggagtccctgtctgactccggtcggctcattaaagtaaatgggtagtataccacggttttaggtctggtcacaaaaccagatatggggcaaaaatgagctgaccggagtgactATCTGACTCCgtttggctcattaaagtgaatgaaaaGCTGCATGGACCCGGAATTCACACTGAGTTGGGTCACAAATTGTTCAGCTATAGGACCATAGGCACCCCCTCTTctcccctttgtagacagcagcccccaccccttgtagacagcatagATAAGGATGATATTGAGAatgaaggacttaaaggggtactccggtgcttagacatcttatcccctatccaaaggataggggataagatgctgccgctggggaccccagggatcatgcacgcggcaccccgtttgtaatcagtccccggagcgtgtttactccaggactgattaccggcggctacagggcaggcggcgtgtgacgtgacaccccgcccccgtgtgatgtcatgctcagcacctcaatgcaagcctacgggaaggggcgtgatagctgtcactccccctcccgtaggcttgcattgaggggcggagcgtgacatcacacgggggcggaggcgtgacgtcacacgccgccctgtagtcgccgaaaatcagacccagagcgaacacgctctggggactgattacaaacggggtggcgtgtgcatgatcccgggggtccccagcggcggcatcttatcccctatcctttggataggggataagatgtctaagcaccggagtacccctttaatatggatttgagcttcttaacATATTATCAAATTGTCTTATAACCTGTGAAAGATTGTCTTCTCTCTTCTGTATCTAACCGTGGCCTTCTGTATTACCATCCTCACTCCTCCCTCtactttctcatccttatctatgtagTTTATGGTCCTATAcctggacaatttatggcccaacttgaTGTGAATTCTCTAcatctgcatatttgtgagatgtaacctgtgtgttTTCTGCTACTAAGCTTAGAAaagcttttgacttgataaagagaagactcccgaaagcttctctacaaaacattgttagtccaataaacacggtattacaagattctgctACAATCTATGATTTTACATCTCCTTCACTGTGACAAATAATTATAGCATATATATCCAGCATTACATAACTAAGACTTGATTACATAGGGGACATATACTGTATCTCAGGTATCTAACCACTAACCTTCTTGTAGAAGTTTCCTTTTCTGCTCTTTCATTCCTTCAATCTCTGCTTCAAGTCTCTTTGTATCCTGTAACCAACATATATGATAACTGACGATCGGGcagaatagggcataagatggataggagataagatgtctgatcgcaggtggtCCGGGCACttggactcccgcaatctccggCCCAGCACCCCGGcgctctgaacatttatgttaagAATGCTGGCTTCGGGCTTCaatgttcgtgacgtcacaccacgcccctctattcgtgtttatgggagggggcgtgttgctcGAGAACAGCCGTcacgctcccatagacatgaattgaggggcggggcgggacgcgatgtcacgaccactgggGGGTCAGgccggagatcgaggggggtcccagcagccattcCCAAATTACCCCTTCAAtctctatggcccagatttatcaaactatgtgagctAACgagttctggtaaagtgaaagctgaactgtgattggttgctgtggtaaaatcactttttctctcacgcagtttgataaatctggtcctATATGGATCCCTGAACACATATACATAACATTAGAATCTAATAAAATGATTGTGTTAGCCCCATGATGATTCCCTTGCCCCTTCATTTCCTTACATAGAACTGTGCCAGGTTTTTGTGTCGTTTTATCATTTCTTCAGTTTGGTCTTGAAATTCTATCCTATGTAAATACAGAAAAGCAATGAAATAAAAGAGATTGAATAAAAAGGGTAAATTCACAGGCAGCCGCCAAAGGAGACAACAGCTGAATTCAGCCCTTTATCCCGCACCTCTGCTTTCTCTGCTTCATCTTCTCTTCCTCAATTTTGGTGGTCAGATCTTCCATTCGCTTTTCGGTCTCCTCAGCTTGCTCCTGTTGTCTGCACCAAATAAAAGAATGTAGTAAAATGACATTGACAGCAAAGTTATGGAGTAAGGAAAAGTAGAGAATAGATAAATGGTTGAATAGTCTTATTCTTATGTGTCCTTAAAGAAGCACGTcagattggctgtccgggcatgctgggagttgtagttttgccacagctggagcccacagtttggagaccactgctttataacATGATCTCTACTTacttcttttctttctttaacTGTTTGTCACGCCGTAGCTTCAGATTTTGGATGGTCTCTGAAAATGCAACAATTTAAGTTTATGCTATGATGTTCTATTAGAGAACACAAAAAATAATAGGCTTTATCCTGGGGTTGATATTTGTGAGGGTCATCTGGGCAAAACATTAtcatcatacagtgcccaaattcTAAAATTCCCAATGAGATATACAGGTCGGCACCACACGATGGTTAAAGTAGGTATCGATTTTGTTTAGTGCCCATCTTGTCTGCACACCCTGGTGGTAATTCTGTTGTAATGACGGGAGTTTagaagagaataaaaaaaaaataatgcatgcaCTCCAGATCCCccacagaccccattcaagtcaataggatCCGACAGGACCCGATGTTAACCCAGTGGAGTCAGTTGTCCTCCAACCTGTTTTGGGGGCCGAACGGACCCAGAACGGGACGGGgcacaacggcaatgtgaacctagccttacttagATCTAAACTGTttagctatttatgaagaaaatgcTCATTTATGATACATTTGGCTCAGGTACACATAACTTACGCCCAGGTAAAAGGTgggcaggcctggtgcaaggatttttgccaccctaggtgaaaTGCTAATTTTGATGCCCCTTGACTCCGCccgtcctcttcatgtaatctccttactactggggtgacacactgtaacaacccccccccctcatgtaatctccttactactggggtgacacactgtaacaaccccccccccctcatgtaatctccttactactggggtgacacactgtaacaacccccccccctcatgaaatctccttactactggggtgacacactgtaacaaaccttctcctcatgtaatctccttactactggggtgacacactgtaacaaaccccctcctcatgtaatctccttactactggggtgacacactgtaacaaaccccctcctcattaaatctccttactactggggtgacacactgtaacaaacctcctccccatgtaatcaccttactactggggtgacacactgtaacaaaccccatcctcatgtaatctcattactactggggtgacaaactgtaacaaacctcctcctcgtgtaatatccttactactggggtgacacactgtaacaaaccccatcctcatgtaatctcattactactggggtgacacactgtaacaaacctccttctcatgtaatctccttactactggagtgacacactgtaacaaacctcctcctcctcatgtaatctccttactactggggtgacacactgtaacaaaccccctcctcatgtaatctccttactactggggtgacacactgtaacaaaccccctcctcatgtagtctccttactactggggtgaaacactgtaacaaacctcttcctcatgtaatctccttactactggggtgacacactgtaacaaacctcctcctcatgtaatctccttactactggggtgacacactgtaacaaaccccctcctcatgtaatctccttactactggggtgacacactgtaacaaaccccctcctcatgtaatctccttactactggggtgacacactgtaacaaacctcctcctcatgtaatcacctgactactggggtgacacacagtaacaaacctcctcctcatgtaatctccttactactggggtgacacactgtaacaaacctcctcctcatgtaatcacctgactactggggtgacacacagtaacaaacctcctcctcatgtaatctccttactactggggtgacacactgtaacaaacctcctcctcatgtaatcactttactactggggtgacacattgctACAAAccacctccccatgtaatctccttactactggggtgacacactgtaacaaaccccctcctcatgtaatctccttactactggggtgacacactgtaacaaacctcctcctcatgtaatctccttactacaggggtgacacactgtaacaaacctcctcctcatgtaattaccttactactggggtgacacactgtaacaaacctcctcctcctcatgtaatctccttactactggggtgacaaactgtaacaaaccccctcctcatgtaatctccttactactggggtgacacactgtaacaaacctcctcttcatgtaatcactttactactggggtgacacactgctacAAACCACCTCccgatgtaatctccttactactggggtgacacactgtaacaaaccccctcctcatgtaatctccttactacaggggtgacacactgtaacaaacctcctcctcatgtaattaccttactactggggtgacacactgtaacaaacctcctcctcctcatgtaatctccttactactggggtgacaaactgtaacaaacctcctcctcatgtaatcaccttactactggggtgacacactgtaacaaacctcctcttcatgtaatcaccttactactggggtgacacactgtaacaaaccccctcctcatgtaatctccttactactggggtgacacactgtaacaaacctcctcttcatgtaatcactttactactggggtgacacactgctacAAACCACCTCccgatgtaatctccttactactggggtgacacactgtaacaaaccccctcctcatgtaatctccttactacaggggtgacacactgtaacaaacctcctcctcatgtaattaccttactactggggtgacacactgtaacaaacctcctcctcctcatgtaatctccttactactggggtgacaaactgtaacaaacctcctcctcatgtaatcaccttactactggggtgacacactgtaacaaacctcctcctcatgtaatcacctcactactggggtgacacactgtaacaaaccccctcctcatgtaatcaccttactactggggtgacacactgtaacaaacctcctcctcatgtaatctccttactactggggtgacacactgtaacaaacctcctcctcatgtaatctccttactactggggtgacacactgtaacaaaccccctcctcatgtaatcacctaactactggggtgacacactgtaacaaacctcctccccatgtaatctccttactacatggggtgacacactgtaacaaacctcctcctcatgtaatctccttactactggggtgacacactgtaacaaacctcctccccatgtaatctccttactacatggggtgacacactgtaacaaacctcctcctcatgtaatctccttactactggggtgacacactgtaacaaaccccctcattatgtaatcaccttactactggggtggcacactgtaacaaacctcctccccatgtaatctccttactacatggggtgacacactgtaacaaacctcctcctcatgtaatctccttactactggggtgacacactgtaacaaaccccctcctcatgtaatcacctaactactggggtgacacactgtaacaaacctcctccccatgtaatctccttactacatggggtgacacactgtaacaaacctcctcctcatgtaatcacctaactactgggatgacacactgtaacaaacctcctccccatgtaatctccttactacatggggtgacacactgtaacaaacctcctcctcatgtaatctccttactactggggtgacacactgtaacaaacctcctccccatgtaatctccttactactggggtgacacactgtaacaaatcccctcattatgtaatcaccttactactggggtggcacactgtaacaaacctcctcctcatgtaatctccttactactggggtgacacactgtaacaaacctcctcctcatgtaatctccttactactggggtgacacactgtaacaaaccccctcattatgtaatcaccttactactggggtggcacactgtaacaaacctcctccccatgtaatctccttactacatggggtgacacactgtaacaaacctcctcctcatgtaattaccttactactggggtgacacactgtaacaaacctcctcctcctcatgtaatctccttactactggggtgacaaactgtaacaaacctcctcctcatgtaatcaccttactactggggtgacacactgtaacaaacctcctcttcatgtaatcaccttactactggggtgacacactgtaacaaaccccctcctcatgtaatctccttactactggggtgacacactaacaaaccccctcctcatgtaatcaccttactactggggtgacacactgtaacaaacctcctcctcatgtaatcacctcactactggggtgacacactgtaacaaaccccctcctcatgtaatcaccttactactggggtgacacactgtaacaaacctcctcctcatgtaatctccttactactggggtgacacactgtaacaaacctcctcctcatgtaatctccttactactggggtgacacactgtaacaaaccccctcctcatgtaatcacctaactactggggtgacacactgtaacaaacctcctccccatgtaatctccttactacatggggtgacacactgtaacaaacctcctcctcatgtaatctccttactactggggtgacacactgtaacaaacctcctccccatgtaatctccttactacatggggtgacacactgtaacaaacctcctcctcatgtaatctccttactactggggtgacacactgtaacaaaccccctcattatgtaatcaccttactactggggtggcacactgtaacaaacctcctccccatgtaatctccttactacatggggtgacacactgtaacaaacctcctcctcatgtaatctccttactactggggtgacacactgtaacaaaccccctcctcatgtaatcacctaactactggggtgacacactgtaacaaacctcctccccatgtaatctccttactacatggggtgacacactgtaacaaacctcctcctcatgtaatcacctaactactgggatgacacactgtaacaaacctcctccccatgtaatctccttactacatggggtgtcacactgtaacaaacctcctcctcatgtaatctccttactactggggtgacacactgtaacaaacctcctccccatgtaatctccttactactggggtgacacactgtaacaaatcccctcattatgtaatcaccttactactggggtggcacactgtaacaaacctcctcctcatgtaatctccttactactggggtgacacactgtaacaaacctcctcctcatgtaatctccttactactggggtgacacactgtaacaaaccccctcattatgtaatcaccttactactggggtggcacactgtaacaaacctcctccccatgtaatctccttactacatggggtgacacactgtaacaaacctcctcctcatgtaatctccttactactggggtgacacactgtaacaaacctcctccccatgtaatctccttactactggggtgacacactgtaacaaaccccctcctcatgtaatcacctaactactggggtgacacactgtaacaaacctcctcttcatgtaatcaccttactactggggtgacacactgtaacaaaccccctcctcatgtaatctccttactactggggtgacacactaacaaaccccctcctcatgtaatcaccttactactggggtgacacactgtaacaaacctcctcctcatgtaatcacctcactactggggtgacacactgtaacaaaccccctcctcatgtaatcaccttactactggggtgacacactgtaacaaacctcctcctcatgtaatctccttactactggggtgacacactgtaacaaacctcctcctcatgtaatctccttactactggggtgacacactgtaacaaaccccctcctcatgtaatcacctaactactggggtgacacactgtaacaaacctcctccccatgtaatctccttactacatggggtgacacactgtaacaaacctcctcctcatgtaatctccttactactggggtgacacactgtaacaaacctcctccccatgtaatctccttactacatggggtgacacactgtaacaaacctcctcctcatgtaatctccttactactggggtgacacactgtaacaaaccccctcattatgtaatcaccttactactggggtggcacactgtaacaaacctcctccccatgtaatctccttactacatggggtgacacactgtaacaaacctcctcctcatgtaatctccttactactggggtgacacactgtaacaaaccccctcctcatgtaatcacctaactacttgggtgacacactgtaacaaacctcctccccatgtaatctccttactacatggggtgacacactgtaacaaaccccctcattatgtaatcaccttactactggggtggcacactgtaacaaacctcctccccatgtaatctccttactacatggggtgacacactgtaacaaacctcctcctcatgtaatctccttactactggggtgacacactgtaacaaacctcctccccatgtaatctccttactactggggtgacacactgtaacaaaccccctcctcatgtaatcacctaactactggggtgacacactgtaacaaacctcctccccatgtaatctccttactacatggggtgacacactgtaacaaacctcctcctcatgtaatcacctaactactgggatgacacactgtaacaaacctcctccccatgtaatctccttactacatggggtgacacactgtaacaaacctcctcctcatgtaatctccttactactggggtgacaca is a window encoding:
- the SYCE1 gene encoding synaptonemal complex central element protein 1 isoform X1, encoding MRGGTHWVRDMEALLRQAEDLREAGNMDPKMEEVLKKISAVQKDREQAEAEKQTLDQEIEAAQSELQNLYTEKAALKEIAVKKQETIQNLKLRRDKQLKKEKKQQEQAEETEKRMEDLTTKIEEEKMKQRKQRIEFQDQTEEMIKRHKNLAQFYDTKRLEAEIEGMKEQKRKLLQEEKVKLTKLKELEETEAKLRADGVLTSENLFLRSEQATCTIELFEEENKCAKARLEEVTARQTEALNKYNELKSCLEDAEKKLPKVLQAPSNETQPEISKGPGLSSSIL
- the SYCE1 gene encoding synaptonemal complex central element protein 1 isoform X2; protein product: MEALLRQAEDLREAGNMDPKMEEVLKKISAVQKDREQAEAEKQTLDQEIEAAQSELQNLYTEKAALKEIAVKKQETIQNLKLRRDKQLKKEKKQQEQAEETEKRMEDLTTKIEEEKMKQRKQRIEFQDQTEEMIKRHKNLAQFYDTKRLEAEIEGMKEQKRKLLQEEKVKLTKLKELEETEAKLRADGVLTSENLFLRSEQATCTIELFEEENKCAKARLEEVTARQTEALNKYNELKSCLEDAEKKLPKVLQAPSNETQPEISKGPGLSSSIL